The Achromobacter deleyi genome has a window encoding:
- the rpoB gene encoding DNA-directed RNA polymerase subunit beta — MPYSYTEKKRIRKSFAKREDVQNVPFLLATQLQSYLTFLQADTAPSDRVADGLQAAFSSIFPIVSHNGMARLEFVSYVLGEPVFDVKECQQRGLTYASPLRAKVRLVLLDREVSKPTVKEVKEQEVYMGEIPLMTGTGSFVINGTERVIVSQLHRSPGVFFEHDRGKTHSSGKLLFSARVIPYRGSWLDFEFDPKDVLFFRVDRRRKMPVTILCKAIGMTPESILANFFDFDNFELKSEGAMMEFVPERWKGEMARFDISDRDGKVIVEKDKRINAKHLRDLAAGGIQRISVPEDFLYGRVLAKNIVDEDTGEVIANANDEITESVLGALRAANIHDIQALYTNDLDRGPYISQTLRTDETADQMAARVAIYRMMRPGEPPTEEAVEALFQRLFYSEETYDLSRVGRMKVNSRLGRGEDITGPMTLTNEDILETIKVLVELRNGRGQIDDIDHLGNRRVRCVGELAENQFRAGLVRVERAVKERLGQAETENLMPHDLINSKPISAAIKEFFGSSQLSQFMDQTNPLSEITHKRRVSALGPGGLTRERAGFEVRDVHPTHYGRVCPIETPEGPNIGLINSMALYARLNEYGFLETPYRKIIDGRVSEQIDYLSAIEESHYVIAQANAALDEEGKFVDDLVACREAGETMLTAPANVHYMDVAPSQIVSVAASLIPFLEHDDANRALMGANMQRQAVPCLRPEKPVVGTGIERTVAVDSGTTVQALRGGLVDHVDAERVVIRVNDEENVAGEVGVDIYNLIKYTRSNQNTNINQRPIVKRGDKVAKGDVLADGASTDLGELALGQNMLIAFMPWNGYNFEDSILISEKVVADDRYTSVHIEELTVVARDTKLGPEEITRDISNLAETQLNRLDDSGITYIGAEVSADDVLVGKVTPKGETQLTPEEKLLRAIFGEKASDVKDTSLRVPSGMTGTVIDVQVFTREGIVRDKRAQSIIDDELRRYRQDLNDQLRIVENDQFDRIEKMLVNKTVNGGPRKLAKGATITKAYLADLDRWQWFDIRLADEPHAVVLEQAKESLEQKRHQFDLAFEEKRKKLTQGDELPPGVLKMIKVYLAVKRRLQPGDKMAGRHGNKGVVSRITPVEDMPHMADGTPADIVLNPLGVPSRMNVGQVLEVHLGWAAKGVGHRIADLLRDERTAQVKNVRAYLDKVYNTTGTGARIDELTDEEVMEMAQNLKNGVPFATPVFDGATEEEITTMLELAYPDDVAARMALTPSRTQAWLFDGRTGEKFERPVTVGYMHYLKLHHLVDDKMHARSTGPYSLVTQQPLGGKAQFGGQRFGEMEVWALEAYGAAYTLQEMLTVKSDDINGRTKVYENIVKGDHVIDAGMPESFNVLVKEIRSLALDMDLERN; from the coding sequence ATGCCTTACTCGTACACCGAAAAAAAGCGCATCCGCAAAAGCTTCGCCAAGCGTGAAGACGTTCAAAACGTTCCTTTCCTTTTGGCGACACAGCTTCAATCCTACCTAACTTTCCTGCAGGCGGATACCGCCCCGTCCGATCGCGTAGCCGACGGTTTGCAGGCGGCGTTCTCGTCGATTTTCCCGATCGTTAGTCACAACGGTATGGCGCGCTTGGAGTTCGTGAGCTACGTGCTCGGCGAACCGGTGTTCGATGTCAAGGAATGTCAGCAACGTGGCCTGACCTATGCCTCGCCCCTGCGAGCCAAGGTCCGCCTGGTGCTGCTTGACCGCGAAGTCAGCAAGCCGACCGTGAAGGAAGTGAAGGAACAGGAAGTCTACATGGGCGAAATTCCGCTCATGACGGGCACGGGTTCCTTTGTCATCAATGGCACCGAGCGTGTCATCGTGTCGCAGCTGCACCGTTCGCCTGGCGTGTTCTTCGAACATGACCGCGGCAAAACGCACAGCTCCGGCAAGCTCCTGTTCTCGGCCCGCGTGATTCCTTACCGCGGCTCGTGGCTGGACTTCGAATTCGACCCGAAGGACGTCCTGTTCTTCCGTGTCGACCGTCGTCGCAAGATGCCTGTCACGATTCTGTGCAAGGCCATCGGCATGACGCCGGAATCCATCCTGGCCAACTTCTTCGACTTCGATAACTTCGAACTGAAGAGCGAAGGCGCGATGATGGAATTCGTGCCGGAACGTTGGAAGGGCGAAATGGCCCGTTTCGACATCTCCGACCGCGATGGCAAGGTCATTGTCGAAAAAGACAAGCGCATCAATGCCAAGCATTTGCGCGACCTGGCTGCCGGCGGCATCCAGCGTATCTCCGTGCCCGAAGACTTCTTGTACGGCCGCGTGCTGGCCAAGAACATCGTTGACGAAGATACCGGCGAAGTCATCGCCAACGCCAACGACGAAATCACGGAAAGCGTGCTCGGCGCCCTGCGCGCCGCGAACATCCACGACATTCAGGCGCTCTACACGAACGACCTGGACCGTGGTCCGTACATCTCGCAAACGCTGCGCACCGATGAAACCGCCGACCAGATGGCCGCGCGTGTTGCCATCTACCGCATGATGCGTCCTGGCGAGCCGCCCACCGAAGAAGCCGTGGAAGCGCTGTTCCAGCGCCTGTTCTACAGCGAAGAAACGTACGACCTGTCGCGCGTTGGCCGCATGAAGGTCAACAGCCGCCTGGGCCGTGGTGAAGACATCACCGGCCCGATGACGCTGACCAACGAAGACATCCTTGAAACCATCAAGGTGCTGGTTGAGCTGCGCAACGGCCGTGGCCAGATCGATGACATCGATCACTTGGGTAACCGTCGCGTGCGTTGCGTGGGCGAACTGGCCGAAAACCAGTTCCGCGCCGGCCTCGTGCGTGTCGAACGCGCCGTCAAGGAACGTCTGGGCCAGGCCGAGACGGAAAACCTGATGCCGCACGACCTGATCAACTCCAAGCCGATCTCGGCAGCCATCAAGGAGTTCTTCGGTTCGAGCCAGCTGTCGCAGTTCATGGACCAAACCAACCCGCTGTCGGAAATCACGCACAAGCGTCGCGTTTCCGCACTGGGCCCGGGCGGCCTGACCCGCGAGCGCGCCGGCTTCGAAGTCCGCGACGTGCACCCGACCCACTACGGCCGTGTTTGCCCGATCGAAACGCCGGAAGGCCCGAACATCGGCCTGATCAACTCCATGGCGCTGTACGCTCGTCTGAACGAGTACGGCTTCCTGGAAACGCCTTACCGCAAGATTATCGACGGCCGCGTCAGCGAGCAGATCGATTACCTGTCGGCTATCGAAGAAAGCCACTACGTCATTGCGCAGGCTAACGCCGCGCTGGACGAAGAAGGCAAGTTCGTCGACGACCTGGTCGCTTGCCGTGAAGCCGGCGAAACGATGTTGACCGCACCGGCCAACGTGCACTACATGGACGTTGCCCCGTCGCAGATCGTGTCGGTCGCCGCATCGCTGATTCCGTTCCTGGAGCACGATGACGCGAACCGCGCATTGATGGGCGCCAACATGCAACGCCAGGCCGTGCCTTGCCTGCGTCCGGAAAAGCCGGTCGTGGGTACGGGCATCGAACGCACCGTGGCCGTTGACTCGGGCACCACCGTGCAAGCGCTGCGTGGCGGCCTGGTCGACCACGTTGATGCCGAGCGCGTCGTGATTCGCGTGAACGACGAAGAAAACGTCGCTGGCGAAGTCGGCGTCGACATCTACAACCTGATCAAGTACACGCGTTCCAACCAGAACACGAACATCAACCAGCGTCCCATCGTCAAGCGTGGCGACAAGGTCGCCAAGGGTGACGTGCTGGCCGACGGCGCATCGACCGACCTGGGCGAACTCGCCCTGGGTCAGAACATGCTGATCGCGTTCATGCCCTGGAACGGCTACAACTTCGAAGACTCGATCCTGATCTCCGAAAAGGTTGTGGCTGACGATCGCTATACCTCGGTGCACATCGAGGAACTGACGGTTGTCGCTCGCGATACGAAGCTCGGTCCGGAAGAAATCACCCGCGACATCAGCAACCTGGCTGAGACGCAGTTGAACCGTCTGGACGATTCCGGCATCACCTACATCGGCGCCGAAGTCAGCGCCGACGACGTGCTGGTCGGCAAGGTCACGCCGAAGGGCGAGACCCAGCTGACGCCGGAAGAGAAGCTGCTGCGCGCCATCTTCGGTGAAAAGGCGTCCGACGTTAAGGACACCTCGCTGCGCGTGCCCTCGGGCATGACCGGCACCGTGATCGACGTGCAAGTGTTCACGCGTGAAGGCATCGTGCGCGACAAGCGCGCCCAGTCCATCATCGACGATGAGCTGCGCCGCTATCGCCAGGACCTGAACGACCAGCTGCGCATCGTTGAAAACGACCAGTTCGACCGTATCGAAAAGATGCTGGTCAACAAGACCGTCAACGGCGGCCCGCGCAAGCTGGCCAAGGGCGCCACGATCACCAAGGCTTACCTGGCTGATCTGGACCGCTGGCAGTGGTTCGACATCCGTCTGGCCGACGAGCCGCACGCTGTCGTGCTGGAACAGGCCAAGGAATCGCTCGAGCAGAAGCGTCACCAGTTCGATCTGGCCTTCGAAGAGAAGCGCAAGAAGCTGACGCAGGGCGACGAGCTGCCCCCGGGCGTGCTGAAGATGATCAAGGTCTACCTGGCCGTGAAGCGTCGTCTGCAGCCTGGCGACAAGATGGCAGGCCGTCACGGCAACAAGGGCGTGGTCTCGCGCATCACCCCGGTGGAAGACATGCCGCACATGGCTGACGGCACGCCGGCCGACATCGTTCTGAACCCGCTGGGCGTGCCCTCGCGGATGAACGTCGGCCAGGTGCTGGAAGTTCACTTGGGCTGGGCTGCCAAGGGCGTGGGCCACCGCATTGCCGATCTGCTGCGCGACGAGCGCACGGCGCAGGTCAAGAACGTCCGCGCATACCTGGACAAGGTCTACAACACGACCGGTACCGGTGCGCGCATCGACGAGCTGACCGACGAAGAAGTCATGGAAATGGCCCAGAACCTCAAGAACGGCGTGCCGTTCGCGACGCCCGTCTTCGACGGCGCGACCGAAGAGGAAATCACCACGATGCTGGAACTGGCCTATCCGGACGACGTCGCCGCGCGCATGGCGTTGACGCCTTCGCGTACGCAGGCATGGCTGTTCGACGGCCGCACGGGCGAGAAATTCGAACGCCCCGTGACTGTCGGCTACATGCACTACCTGAAGCTGCATCACTTGGTCGACGACAAGATGCACGCGCGTTCCACCGGCCCGTACTCGCTGGTGACTCAGCAGCCGCTGGGTGGCAAGGCGCAGTTCGGCGGTCAGCGTTTCGGGGAAATGGAAGTGTGGGCGCTGGAAGCATACGGCGCCGCCTACACCCTGCAGGAAATGCTGACGGTGAAGTCGGACGACATCAACGGTCGCACCAAGGTTTACGAAAACATCGTCAAGGGCGACCACGTCATCGATGCCGGCATGCCGGAATCGTTCAACGTGCTGGTCAAGGAAATCCGCTCGTTGGCCCTGGACATGGATTTGGAGCGTAACTAA
- a CDS encoding serine/threonine protein kinase codes for MSSSAGLLTPRGPFSGAAPLALRPLSAIAASAAGGVPETRIKRLLSDLLPSLIALHAQGEICGDISLETVGMDEGARAHLLPELVVARSRRASRTPAAGFAPFELYTDSMEWPRGPWSDIYALCAVAHALVTGSRPPPAPERRARDTYQPLASLGLAKYGQDFLSVIDSGLSMNPQDRPQTLAELAALLGVAAYIEPAQGTTEASESAATAAPAAGLREAGQPARRRRPLLGLLLIVALIGAGVYAWFQSGIGTPNALITRSEVVQPNPPVVHPLPQQVPPVIAPTAVPPPSASQVPGDLPTLVPQGAVAAADTPASPADSAVTSPAVPPLAPAAQEPPEASAAAEEAPKPKPVPVVVRLDIRPWGEVWINGVARGISPPVKEVKLIPGKYQVVLRNADLPPLRMTLEVRAGKAAVISHTFQ; via the coding sequence ATGTCTTCTTCCGCCGGCTTGTTGACGCCGCGTGGCCCCTTTTCCGGCGCCGCGCCGCTGGCCTTGCGCCCGCTGAGCGCCATCGCCGCCAGTGCGGCCGGTGGTGTTCCGGAAACGCGCATCAAGCGGCTTCTGTCCGACTTGCTACCCTCGCTTATCGCCCTGCATGCGCAGGGAGAAATCTGCGGCGATATTTCTCTTGAGACCGTGGGCATGGATGAGGGCGCGCGCGCCCATCTGTTGCCCGAACTGGTTGTTGCGCGCTCACGCCGCGCCAGCCGGACGCCGGCCGCCGGCTTCGCGCCGTTCGAGTTGTACACCGACTCGATGGAATGGCCGCGCGGTCCCTGGAGCGACATCTATGCCTTGTGCGCGGTGGCGCATGCGCTCGTCACCGGCAGCCGGCCGCCGCCGGCGCCCGAACGTCGCGCCAGGGACACCTATCAACCCCTGGCTTCGCTAGGGCTGGCCAAGTATGGCCAGGATTTCCTCAGCGTCATCGATTCTGGCCTGTCGATGAATCCGCAGGATCGGCCGCAGACGCTGGCCGAACTGGCCGCCCTCTTGGGCGTGGCGGCATATATAGAACCCGCGCAGGGCACAACCGAAGCGAGCGAAAGCGCGGCCACGGCGGCGCCTGCGGCCGGCCTGCGGGAAGCAGGCCAGCCCGCCCGCAGGCGCCGACCTTTGCTGGGGTTGCTGTTGATCGTCGCGCTCATCGGCGCGGGCGTATATGCCTGGTTCCAATCGGGAATCGGCACGCCCAATGCCCTGATTACCCGCTCGGAGGTTGTGCAACCCAACCCTCCCGTGGTGCATCCCTTGCCGCAGCAGGTTCCGCCTGTCATCGCCCCAACCGCGGTTCCTCCACCTTCCGCATCCCAGGTTCCCGGCGATTTGCCGACTCTGGTGCCGCAGGGCGCCGTCGCCGCGGCGGACACGCCAGCGAGTCCTGCCGATTCCGCCGTGACGTCGCCTGCGGTGCCCCCTCTGGCGCCCGCGGCGCAGGAGCCGCCGGAGGCGTCTGCCGCAGCCGAGGAAGCGCCCAAACCCAAGCCGGTACCGGTCGTCGTGCGTCTGGACATTCGTCCCTGGGGAGAGGTGTGGATCAACGGCGTGGCGCGTGGCATCAGCCCTCCGGTGAAGGAGGTGAAGCTGATTCCAGGAAAATATCAGGTGGTCCTGCGCAATGCGGATCTGCCGCCATTGCGCATGACGCTCGAGGTCAGGGCGGGCAAGGCAGCGGTCATTTCGCATACCTTCCAGTAA
- the rpoC gene encoding DNA-directed RNA polymerase subunit beta', which produces MKALLDLFKQVSQDEQFDAIKIGIASPEKIRSWSYGEVRKPETINYRTFKPERDGLFCSKIFGPIKDYECLCGKYKRLKHRGVICEKCGVEVTVAKVRRERMGHIELASPVAHIWFLKSLPSRLGMVLDMTLRDIERVLYFEAWCVIEPGMTPLKRGQIMSDDDFLAKTEEYGDDFRALMGAEAVRELLRTIDIDREVETLRGELKATSSEAKIKKISKRLKVLEGFQKSGIKAEWMVMEVLPVLPPDLRPLVPLDGGRFATSDLNDLYRRVINRNNRLKRLLELKAPEIILRNEKRMLQEAVDSLLDNGRRGKAMTGANKRQLKSLADMIKGKSGRFRQNLLGKRVDYSGRSVIVVGPQLKLHQCGLPKLMALELFKPFIFNRLEMMGLATTIKAAKKLVESQEPVVWDILEEVIREHPVMLNRAPTLHRLGIQAFEPVLIEGKAIQLHPLVCAAFNADFDGDQMAVHVPLSLEAQLEARTLMLASNNVLFPANGEPSIVPSQDIVLGLYYTTRERINGRGEGIFFTDVAEVQRAYDNGEVELQSRVTVRLKEHERDEAGEWQPVIRRHETTVGRALLSEILPKGLPFTVLNKALKKKEISRLINQSFRRCGLRDTVIFADKLMQSGFKLATRGGISIAMGDMLIPTAKEGILAEASREVKEIDKQYSSGLVTSQERYNNVVDIWGKAGDKVGKAMMEQLATEPVTNRHGEEVRQESFNSIYMMADSGARGSAAQIRQLAGMRGLMAKPDGSIIETPITANFREGLNVLQYFISTHGARKGLADTALKTANSGYLTRRLVDVTQDLVITEDDCGTSQGYNMKALVEGGEVIEPLRDRILGRVAAVDIVNPDTQETAIVAGTLLDEDLVDTIDRIGVDEVKVRTPLTCETRHGLCAHCYGRDLGRGSPVNQGEAVGVIAAQSIGEPGTQLTMRTFHIGGAASRSALASAVETKSSGVVGFASTMRYVTNAKGERVAISRSGELAIFDDNGRERERHKIPYGATVLVGDGDTVKAGARLATWDPLTRPIVSEYGGAVRFENIEEGVTVAKQVDEVTGLSTLVVITPKTRGGKIVMRPQIKLVNESGEDVKIAGTDHSVNISFPVGALITVRDGLQVAVGEVLARIPQESQKTRDITGGLPRVAELFEARSPKDAGMLADVTGTVSFGKDTKGKQRLVITDLEGVSHEFLIPKEKQVLVHDGQVVNKGEMIVDGPADPHDILRLQGIEKLATYIVDEVQDVYRLQGVKINDKHIEVIVRQMLRRVNIVDAGDTEFIPGEQVERSELLNENDRAVAEDRLPATYDNVLLGITKASLSTDSFISAASFQETTRVLTEAAIMGKRDDLRGLKENVIVGRLIPAGTGLAYHHARRDKEELEAAEREAARQQANPFEDSPVTVGSDAEAPASDTGTEDSAE; this is translated from the coding sequence ATGAAAGCGCTACTCGACCTCTTTAAGCAAGTCTCGCAAGACGAGCAATTCGATGCCATCAAGATCGGCATCGCCTCGCCCGAGAAGATCCGTTCGTGGTCCTACGGCGAAGTTCGCAAGCCCGAGACCATCAACTACCGCACGTTCAAGCCTGAGCGCGACGGCCTGTTCTGCTCCAAGATCTTTGGCCCGATCAAAGACTACGAGTGCTTGTGCGGCAAGTACAAGCGCCTCAAGCATCGTGGCGTGATCTGCGAGAAGTGCGGCGTTGAAGTTACCGTTGCCAAGGTCCGCCGTGAACGCATGGGCCACATCGAGCTGGCCAGCCCCGTCGCGCACATCTGGTTCCTGAAGAGCCTGCCGTCGCGTCTGGGCATGGTGCTCGACATGACCCTGCGCGACATCGAACGCGTTCTGTACTTCGAAGCCTGGTGCGTGATCGAACCCGGCATGACTCCGCTCAAGCGCGGCCAGATCATGTCGGATGACGATTTCCTCGCCAAGACCGAAGAGTACGGCGACGACTTCCGTGCCCTGATGGGCGCGGAGGCCGTGCGTGAACTGCTGCGCACCATCGACATCGACCGCGAAGTGGAAACGCTGCGCGGCGAACTGAAGGCCACCAGCTCGGAAGCCAAGATCAAGAAGATCTCCAAGCGCCTGAAGGTGCTGGAAGGCTTCCAGAAGTCGGGCATCAAGGCCGAGTGGATGGTCATGGAAGTGCTGCCCGTGCTGCCGCCGGACCTGCGTCCGCTGGTGCCGCTGGATGGCGGCCGCTTCGCGACCTCCGACCTGAACGACCTGTACCGCCGCGTCATCAACCGCAACAACCGCTTGAAGCGTCTTCTGGAGCTCAAGGCGCCGGAAATCATCCTGCGCAACGAAAAGCGGATGCTGCAGGAAGCCGTCGACTCGCTGCTGGACAACGGCCGCCGTGGCAAGGCCATGACGGGCGCCAACAAGCGCCAGCTCAAGTCGCTCGCCGACATGATCAAGGGCAAGAGCGGTCGTTTCCGTCAGAACCTGCTGGGCAAGCGCGTCGACTACTCGGGCCGTTCGGTCATCGTGGTGGGTCCGCAGCTCAAGCTGCACCAGTGCGGCCTGCCCAAGCTGATGGCCCTGGAACTGTTCAAGCCGTTCATCTTCAATCGTCTGGAGATGATGGGCCTGGCCACGACCATCAAGGCTGCCAAGAAGCTGGTGGAAAGCCAGGAACCGGTGGTCTGGGACATCCTGGAAGAAGTCATCCGCGAACACCCGGTCATGCTGAACCGTGCGCCCACGCTGCACCGTTTGGGCATCCAGGCGTTCGAGCCGGTCCTGATCGAAGGCAAGGCGATCCAGCTGCACCCGCTGGTTTGCGCGGCGTTCAACGCCGACTTCGACGGCGACCAGATGGCTGTCCACGTGCCGCTGTCGCTGGAAGCCCAGCTGGAAGCGCGCACGCTGATGCTGGCTTCCAACAACGTGCTGTTCCCGGCTAACGGCGAACCGTCGATCGTGCCGTCCCAGGATATCGTGCTGGGTCTGTACTACACGACGCGCGAGCGCATCAACGGCCGCGGCGAAGGCATCTTCTTCACCGACGTCGCTGAAGTGCAGCGTGCCTATGACAACGGCGAAGTCGAGCTGCAAAGCCGCGTCACCGTGCGTCTGAAGGAACACGAGCGCGACGAGGCTGGCGAATGGCAACCGGTGATCCGTCGTCACGAGACGACGGTCGGCCGTGCGCTGCTGTCCGAAATTCTGCCGAAGGGCCTGCCCTTCACGGTGCTGAACAAGGCACTGAAGAAGAAGGAAATCTCGCGCCTGATCAACCAGTCGTTCCGCCGTTGCGGCCTGCGCGACACGGTGATCTTCGCGGACAAGCTGATGCAGTCCGGCTTCAAGCTGGCCACGCGCGGCGGCATCTCGATCGCCATGGGCGACATGCTGATCCCGACCGCCAAGGAAGGCATCCTGGCCGAAGCCAGCCGCGAAGTGAAGGAAATCGACAAGCAGTACTCGTCGGGTCTGGTCACGTCCCAGGAACGCTACAACAACGTTGTGGACATCTGGGGCAAGGCTGGCGACAAGGTCGGCAAGGCGATGATGGAACAACTGGCGACCGAGCCCGTGACCAACCGTCACGGCGAGGAAGTGCGCCAGGAATCGTTCAACTCGATCTACATGATGGCTGACTCGGGCGCCCGCGGTTCGGCCGCCCAGATCCGCCAGCTGGCCGGTATGCGCGGCCTGATGGCCAAGCCTGACGGCTCCATTATCGAAACGCCCATTACCGCGAACTTCCGTGAAGGCCTGAACGTACTCCAGTACTTCATCTCCACTCACGGCGCGCGTAAGGGTCTGGCCGATACGGCACTGAAGACCGCGAACTCGGGTTACCTGACCCGTCGTCTGGTCGACGTGACGCAGGATCTGGTCATCACGGAAGACGACTGCGGCACGTCGCAGGGCTACAACATGAAAGCCCTGGTTGAAGGCGGCGAAGTCATCGAGCCGTTGCGCGACCGTATCCTGGGCCGTGTTGCCGCCGTGGATATCGTCAACCCGGACACGCAGGAAACGGCCATCGTTGCCGGCACCCTGCTGGACGAAGATCTGGTCGACACCATCGACCGCATCGGCGTGGACGAAGTCAAGGTCCGCACGCCGCTGACCTGCGAAACGCGTCACGGCCTGTGCGCACACTGCTACGGCCGCGACCTGGGTCGTGGTTCGCCGGTCAACCAGGGCGAAGCAGTCGGCGTTATCGCTGCTCAGTCCATCGGTGAACCGGGCACGCAGCTGACCATGCGTACGTTCCACATCGGTGGCGCGGCATCGCGTTCGGCTCTGGCCAGCGCGGTGGAAACGAAGTCCAGCGGTGTTGTCGGCTTTGCCAGCACGATGCGCTACGTCACGAACGCCAAGGGCGAACGCGTTGCGATCTCGCGCTCCGGCGAACTGGCGATCTTCGACGACAACGGCCGCGAACGCGAACGCCACAAGATCCCGTACGGCGCGACCGTGCTGGTGGGCGATGGCGATACCGTGAAGGCTGGCGCCCGTCTGGCGACGTGGGACCCGCTGACCCGTCCGATCGTGTCGGAATACGGCGGTGCCGTCCGCTTCGAGAACATCGAAGAAGGCGTGACCGTTGCCAAGCAGGTGGACGAAGTCACCGGCCTGTCGACGCTCGTCGTCATCACGCCGAAGACCCGTGGCGGCAAGATCGTCATGCGTCCGCAGATCAAGCTGGTCAACGAAAGCGGCGAAGACGTCAAGATCGCAGGCACCGATCACTCGGTGAACATCTCGTTCCCGGTGGGCGCGCTGATTACCGTGCGCGACGGCCTGCAGGTTGCCGTGGGTGAAGTTCTGGCGCGTATTCCGCAAGAATCGCAAAAGACCCGCGACATTACCGGCGGTCTGCCGCGTGTGGCCGAACTGTTCGAAGCCCGTTCGCCCAAGGACGCCGGCATGCTCGCCGACGTTACCGGTACGGTCTCGTTCGGCAAGGACACCAAGGGCAAGCAGCGTCTGGTCATCACCGACCTGGAAGGCGTGAGCCACGAGTTCCTGATTCCGAAGGAAAAGCAGGTTCTGGTGCACGACGGCCAAGTCGTGAACAAGGGCGAAATGATCGTGGACGGCCCGGCCGATCCCCACGACATCCTGCGTCTGCAAGGCATCGAGAAGCTGGCGACCTACATCGTCGACGAAGTGCAGGACGTGTACCGTCTGCAGGGCGTGAAGATCAACGACAAGCACATCGAAGTGATTGTTCGTCAGATGCTGCGTCGCGTGAACATCGTCGACGCGGGCGACACCGAGTTCATCCCGGGCGAGCAGGTCGAGCGCTCCGAGTTGTTGAACGAGAACGACCGCGCCGTGGCTGAAGATCGCCTCCCGGCTACCTACGACAACGTGCTGCTGGGCATCACGAAGGCCTCGCTGTCGACCGACTCGTTCATCTCGGCCGCTTCGTTCCAGGAGACCACCCGTGTCCTGACCGAAGCCGCCATCATGGGCAAGCGCGACGACCTGCGTGGCTTGAAGGAAAACGTCATCGTCGGCCGCCTCATTCCGGCGGGTACCGGCCTGGCTTACCACCACGCACGCCGCGACAAGGAAGAACTGGAGGCGGCGGAACGCGAAGCCGCTCGCCAGCAGGCCAACCCGTTCGAAGACTCGCCGGTCACGGTGGGCTCGGACGCGGAGGCCCCGGCTTCCGACACCGGCACCGAGGATTCCGCCGAATAA
- a CDS encoding TssQ family T6SS-associated lipoprotein produces the protein MKIRVMSSLLGLSALLAGCAGINTLQPEAPPTAEALDKLQQVRDQYSAGRYGEVIRSVATSDSLASSSKAVRIEAYKLQAFSYCVTRYTQLCEDSFTRILSLDPSFELAANEAGHPAWGPAFQRARAQVAK, from the coding sequence ATGAAAATTCGCGTTATGAGCAGTCTGCTCGGCTTATCCGCCCTTCTGGCTGGTTGCGCCGGCATTAATACCCTGCAGCCCGAGGCCCCACCAACCGCCGAAGCTCTGGACAAGCTGCAACAGGTGCGCGATCAGTACAGCGCCGGCCGCTACGGCGAAGTGATCCGCAGCGTCGCCACCTCGGACTCGTTGGCGTCCTCCTCCAAAGCCGTGCGCATCGAGGCCTACAAGCTCCAGGCGTTCAGTTACTGCGTCACGCGCTACACGCAGCTTTGCGAAGACAGCTTCACCCGCATCCTCAGCCTGGACCCCTCTTTCGAACTGGCCGCCAACGAAGCTGGCCATCCGGCCTGGGGCCCGGCCTTCCAGCGCGCTCGCGCGCAGGTCGCGAAGTAG